The sequence GCCGACGAAGCCGTGCTTCTTGAAGGTGAGCGAGACCCAGGTGACGTAGACGATCACGGCGAGCACCACCGGGTAGGCGATGATCGACGACACCGGGAACTGCGCCAGCGGGATCACGGACCAGACGTTCATGATCCAGACGAAGAAGAAGAGCGAGACCATGAACGGCACGTACTTCTCGCCCTCGCGCTTGCCGAGGGTCTCGTACACGATGCCGCGGCGCACGAAGTCGTAGCCGGCCTCGCCGACCATCTGCAGCTTGCCCGGGACGACCTTGGCCTTGCCGAAGGCGGCCCAGAAGAAGGCGACGATGAGCAGGGTGGTGAGCAGCGCGAGCAGCATCACCTTGTTGAAGTCGAAGCCCCCGACCGTGAAGAGCGGCTTGAACAGGAAGGACTCAAGGCCCGGGGCCGGGAAGCCGCACCCGTTGTCGGACAGGACCCGACAACTCCAGTCAAAGGCGAGCTGGGTCTGGTCAGCACTCACCGCGGGCTCCTTCGGCGTGACGCATGGGTACGGCAACCTCGTTGTGTCGGCGCGGCACGCGGCCGCGGATCGGCACCGGACTGGTGTTACGGATGTGGGGGCGACTGGGGGGCTTCGAGCCTCGCCATTGAGCAGGCGTCAGCTCAGATGCCCGCGCCCGCGATGCCGCAGTTGGCACCGGACGATAGCAGGAGATCTCACAAGCCTTTATCCCGCCCCTACCCCTCACGACGACGGCCCTGTCTTCTGGGGCTTCTCGCTCTTCTCGGAGTCCGGGTCGACGTAGAAGATCTTCGCCTTGATGTGCGCACGAGCCTGCGCGGCCATCCAGACGACGGTCGAGACGACGAGCGACACGGCGAACGTCTTCGGGTTGAAGAGGGAGGTGTCCTTGAAGACAGCGACGAAGATGAGGAGGAGCAGCAGCTGGGCGACGTAGAGCAACAGGCCCATCATCTGGAACAGCTGGGGGAGCGTTTTTGCCGTCCACTGCAGCACGTAGAGGCCGATTCCCATGAACAGGAT comes from Streptomyces sp. FXJ1.172 and encodes:
- the atpB gene encoding F0F1 ATP synthase subunit A, encoding MSDNGCGFPAPGLESFLFKPLFTVGGFDFNKVMLLALLTTLLIVAFFWAAFGKAKVVPGKLQMVGEAGYDFVRRGIVYETLGKREGEKYVPFMVSLFFFVWIMNVWSVIPLAQFPVSSIIAYPVVLAVIVYVTWVSLTFKKHGFVGFFKNVTGYDKSLGGVLPLVMVIEFFSNLLVRPFTHAVRLFANMFAGHLMLVMFTVASWYLLNSWLVVGAGVSFVMTMAMICFELFVQAVQAYVFVLLACSYIQGALAEHH